The genomic region CCCTCTCTTGAGCGATGATCACCACCGCCTCGCCACCGATGTCCCCCAGGCCACATACCACGGATTCATCATCGCCGTAGCAGCGGTCGCCGTGAAGCTCGATAAAGCTCGTGGTAATCCTGCCAATATAGTCCAGGGAGGTGGGTCGCTCCGCATGGCGAGCTAGCTGGACGCTCTGCCATGCCGACTCGCGCTCCGGAACTATCGGGGGATAGGGTCCGAACCTCCTCCTCCGGGTCAGTCGATACTTGGAAGAGAGCAGGTCGAGCAGAATGGCCAGTAAATCACGCTGCCTGGTGCGTTCCACGATACAGTCAATCATCCCATGCCTCAGGTGAGACTCAGCGGTGTGAGAATCCGGGGGAAGCTCCCTGCCCTCGGTCTCCATCACCAGCTTTAAGGGGGCGAAGCCGATAAGGGCATGGGGCTCGGCGATGATGATGTCGGCAAGGTTGGCAAAGCTGGAATAGACCTCCCCCGTGGTGGGGTTGGTCAGCACCGATATGAAGGGAAGGCCGGCAGCATATAACTGCTTGGCTGCCGCCGACGTCTTCGCCATCTGCATCAGGGAGAGCACCCCTTCCTGCACGCGGGCACCCCCACTGGAGACCACCGCCACCAGCGGAAGCCTCTTCCTGAGGGCATGCTCAAAGGCAAGGGTCACCTTCTCCCCCACTACGCAACCCATACTCCCACCCAAAAAGCCGAAGTCCAGCACTACCAAAACCGTAAGGGTGCCCTCGATCTGGCAAACGCCGGTAACCACTGCCTCGGATAGGCCGGTCCTCTTCTGCGCATCGAATACGCGCTTCTTGTAGGAGGAATCCCCGGAGAAAGAGAGGGGGTCAAGGGATGCCAGAGAGCGGTTTATCTCTATGAAGCTGCCGCTATCTGCCAGAAGCCCTATCCGCTCGTAGGCGGGGAGAAGATAATGAAACTGGCAACCGGGACAAATGCGATAGCGCTCAAAAAGCTCGGCAGAGGTAAGATCCATTCCGCAATAGAGGCAGTTCTCTATTTCAGCCAGCACCCCTCTCTGCGCCATTTCCCGGCGCCGGCGGCTAATCCGTTCGAAAAATCCCTTCATCAATTTACCTAAAACCTCCCTTCATTCACTCCCCCTGCACCTTCCGCGACTTCCCCGGCTCCCCCGGGGCAACCACGCCCTGCTGCTCCAGGATGTCCATAATCCGCGCCGCCCGCGGGTAGCCGATGCCCAACCGCCTTTGCAGGAAAGAGGTGGAAATACTGCGATGCTCCATGGTGAGACGCTTCGCCTTCTCCAAAAGGGGGTCCTCATGGGAGACGTCGGCAGATTCCTGACCCACTTCCTGAACCAGTTGTGAGACATAGGCCTCCTGCGGTTGCTGGCTCACCCAGAAGCTTACCAGCCTCTCTACCTCGGCCTCGGTAACAAAGCTTCCCTGGAGCCGCTTCGGTTTGGGAGCATCGGGGGGCAGAAAGAGCATGTCCCCCCGACCCAGTAGCTTCTCGGCACCGCCGGTGTCCAGGACGGTACGCGAGTCCACCTGTGAGACCACCGCAAAGCTGATGCGCGCCGGAAAGTTGGCCTTTATCAGGCCGGTAACCACATCCACCGAAGGGCGCTGGGTGGCGACAATGAGATGAATGCCGGTGGCTCGAGACAGTTGGGCAAGGCGGCACAGCATGCGCTCCACCTCCTCAAGGGCGGTAGCCATCAGGTCAGCAAGCTCATCGATGACCAGCAACATGTGGGGGAATGGCCTCTCCACCCTGGGACTTTTATTATAGGCAGTAATATCCTTTGCATTCACCGCAGCCATCATCTCGTAGCGATGGTCCATTTCACGGTTGAGCCACTTCAATGCCGTCACCGCCTTCTCCCGGTCCACGATCACCGGGGTAATCAGATGGGGCACATTGCTAAACGACACCAGCTCCACCCTCTTGGGATCGACTAGGATGAGGCGCACCTCATCCGGGCTGGCAAAAAGCAGAATGGTGATGATTACCGATGTTATGCACACGCTCTTGCCACTTCCGGTGGCACCGGCGATCAAGAGGTGGGGCATCTTGACCAGGTCGGCGACCACGCTCTCCCCCGAGACCCCCTTGCCCAGGGCCAGCGGAAGCTTGGTCTTGGACCTCAGCTTTTGGAAGGGAGCGCTCTCGATAATAGCCCTCAGGCCTACCACACCAGCTATACTATTGGGCACCTCGATCCCCACCATTGCCTTCCCCGGCACCGGGGCCTCGATCTTTATCGAGGGGGCGGACAGGGCTAATGCCAGGTCATTGG from Dehalococcoidia bacterium harbors:
- a CDS encoding acetyl-CoA carboxylase carboxyltransferase subunit alpha/beta; translation: MKGFFERISRRRREMAQRGVLAEIENCLYCGMDLTSAELFERYRICPGCQFHYLLPAYERIGLLADSGSFIEINRSLASLDPLSFSGDSSYKKRVFDAQKRTGLSEAVVTGVCQIEGTLTVLVVLDFGFLGGSMGCVVGEKVTLAFEHALRKRLPLVAVVSSGGARVQEGVLSLMQMAKTSAAAKQLYAAGLPFISVLTNPTTGEVYSSFANLADIIIAEPHALIGFAPLKLVMETEGRELPPDSHTAESHLRHGMIDCIVERTRQRDLLAILLDLLSSKYRLTRRRRFGPYPPIVPERESAWQSVQLARHAERPTSLDYIGRITTSFIELHGDRCYGDDESVVCGLGDIGGEAVVIIAQERGHGEQGKSGRPYPEGFRKAQRAMSLAAKFMLPVITLIDTPGAYPGLEAEERGIGSAIAQCLAQMSDLPTPIIAAIIGEGGSEAALAFGVADRTLMMENAIFSVIPPERAAVLLYRDASRADEVAPALRLTSEDCIKLGVVDVLVPEPRGGAHVAPDEAARQLKKFLLNELVQVQGVSAARLVRARSNKFRAMGRYSSRVSVAISKESAQLQEFLSQRLEELKEYLPSRAEEVPLEEEKEPLPGDG
- a CDS encoding DNA translocase FtsK — translated: MARAKQAKSTAVGGPSRTRRNLFSRPVMLLLVLFIALALLFIFRSQVVSGFSTAWDAVFGALGYGVILVAVLVVLLLIFITWRQQVTAFLQRGNRSLRAIASSLALHRWNRWLGAIAFCVAIFGLLAFFDLGGGFGRAVIGTPNAIGALRLAGIVIVGIFLVAPRGSWRMSVRFFRALADSYHRYPLHRYLWRLACWPRAFYRRHPLKRTRISPPQRPARPAAAPVAGVGYGAPRAVEPKATPSVAGEPEKDRIAEAVPSTAGAAGEKIETVERVAEAGGRWQFPSLSLLERAPEAEPVQVDTERGTRIIEEALASYGVEARVVQVNVGPAVTQYGVEPGWDRKFKQIKEKDRDGNISVRLEEVSKTRVKVERIASLANDLALALSAPSIKIEAPVPGKAMVGIEVPNSIAGVVGLRAIIESAPFQKLRSKTKLPLALGKGVSGESVVADLVKMPHLLIAGATGSGKSVCITSVIITILLFASPDEVRLILVDPKRVELVSFSNVPHLITPVIVDREKAVTALKWLNREMDHRYEMMAAVNAKDITAYNKSPRVERPFPHMLLVIDELADLMATALEEVERMLCRLAQLSRATGIHLIVATQRPSVDVVTGLIKANFPARISFAVVSQVDSRTVLDTGGAEKLLGRGDMLFLPPDAPKPKRLQGSFVTEAEVERLVSFWVSQQPQEAYVSQLVQEVGQESADVSHEDPLLEKAKRLTMEHRSISTSFLQRRLGIGYPRAARIMDILEQQGVVAPGEPGKSRKVQGE